Proteins from a genomic interval of Diaminobutyricimonas aerilata:
- the proC gene encoding pyrroline-5-carboxylate reductase, protein MSDSLPTIAILGAGSMGGAILGGLRSVEVDGGIRVTNRTAAKADAITGENVFSLATEVDADANRRAVSGARIVVLGVKPVGIVPLLTEIADALEPDAAVVSVAAGVPLAAMEAVWGGALLRAMPNTPSLVGRGVTGVASGSRAGESDLALVVRLFETVGSVLVVEESRIDALSTISGSGPAYVFYLIEQLTRTAIDAGFTPEEAALMVNDTFLGAAELLRASGVPPQELRRRVTSPNGTTERAIAELETADLKSLFDRATASALARAKEIAAGA, encoded by the coding sequence GTGAGCGACTCCCTCCCCACCATCGCCATCCTCGGAGCGGGTTCGATGGGCGGCGCGATCCTCGGCGGGCTCCGCTCGGTGGAGGTCGACGGCGGCATCCGCGTCACGAACCGCACCGCCGCGAAAGCCGACGCGATCACCGGCGAGAACGTGTTCTCACTCGCCACCGAGGTCGACGCCGACGCGAACCGCCGGGCGGTGTCGGGCGCGCGCATCGTGGTGCTCGGCGTCAAGCCGGTGGGCATCGTGCCGCTGCTGACCGAGATCGCGGATGCGCTCGAGCCGGATGCGGCGGTCGTGAGCGTCGCGGCCGGCGTGCCGCTCGCGGCGATGGAGGCGGTGTGGGGCGGTGCGCTGCTGCGCGCGATGCCGAACACCCCGTCGCTCGTCGGGCGCGGCGTCACCGGCGTGGCGTCCGGTTCCCGGGCGGGGGAGTCGGACCTCGCGCTCGTGGTGCGCCTGTTCGAGACGGTGGGCTCGGTGCTCGTCGTGGAGGAGTCGCGCATCGACGCCCTCAGCACGATCTCCGGGTCGGGTCCTGCGTACGTCTTCTACCTGATCGAGCAACTCACTCGCACCGCCATCGATGCCGGCTTCACGCCGGAGGAGGCGGCGCTCATGGTGAACGACACGTTCCTCGGCGCCGCGGAACTGCTGCGCGCCTCCGGCGTCCCCCCGCAGGAGCTGCGTCGTCGGGTCACGAGCCCGAACGGCACCACGGAGCGTGCGATCGCGGAGCTCGAGACCGCGGACCTGAAGTCGCTCTTCGACCGGGCGACCGCATCCGCCCTCGCTCGCGCGAAGGAGATCGCGGCCGGCGCCTGA
- a CDS encoding potassium channel family protein — MVEKIPHDAPVLVIGLGRFGAATAGQLDRLDREVLAVDADAGLVQKWSERVTHAVQADARSIDALRQIGAQEFAIAVVAVGSSIEASVLITANLVDLKIPQIWAKAISQSHGKILARIGANHVIYPEAEAGERVAHLVSGRMLDFIEFDDDFAIVKMYPPKPIRGLPLGESQVRRKFGVTVVGVKPPGKDFTYATPETVISNHDLIIVSGTSGAIERFASVQG; from the coding sequence TTGGTTGAGAAGATCCCGCACGACGCCCCGGTGCTCGTGATCGGACTCGGACGCTTCGGCGCGGCCACCGCCGGCCAACTCGACCGTCTCGACCGCGAGGTGCTCGCCGTCGACGCGGACGCGGGTCTCGTGCAGAAGTGGTCGGAGCGGGTCACCCACGCCGTGCAGGCGGATGCGCGCAGCATCGACGCCCTCCGCCAGATCGGTGCGCAGGAGTTCGCGATCGCGGTCGTGGCAGTCGGCTCGTCGATCGAGGCGTCGGTGCTCATCACCGCGAACCTCGTCGACCTCAAGATCCCGCAGATCTGGGCGAAGGCCATCAGCCAGTCGCACGGCAAGATCCTCGCGCGCATCGGAGCCAACCACGTGATCTACCCCGAGGCGGAGGCCGGCGAGCGCGTCGCGCACCTCGTGTCGGGGCGGATGCTCGACTTCATCGAGTTCGATGACGACTTCGCCATCGTGAAGATGTACCCGCCGAAGCCCATCCGGGGTCTGCCGCTCGGGGAGTCGCAGGTGCGGCGCAAGTTCGGCGTGACGGTCGTGGGGGTCAAGCCTCCGGGCAAGGATTTCACCTACGCCACCCCCGAGACCGTGATCTCGAACCACGACCTCATCATCGTGTCGGGCACGAGCGGCGCGATCGAGCGCTTCGCCTCCGTGCAGGGCTGA
- a CDS encoding cation diffusion facilitator family transporter: MSASGGSKAIIAALLANVGIAITKFIAWAFSGSSSMLAEGVHSLADSGNQLLLLLGGRKARRAADEAHPFGYGRERFVYAFVVSIILFAVGGVFSLYEGVEKLTHPHPLEQWWLPLLVLAVAIVLESFSLRTAIRESRPLKGNQSWVQFVRRAKAPELPVVLLEDTAALLGLVFAFVGVGVTVLTGDAMWDGIGTIAIGVLLIVVAIILGVETKSLLVGEGASAADVAKIRGVINQHPEVEALIHLKTLYLGPDELLVGAKVAFPRQTRLTEVATSINALETAIREQVPTARVIYLEPDVYLPAGADNPSTDAIVIKAAD; the protein is encoded by the coding sequence ATGAGCGCATCGGGTGGCAGCAAGGCCATCATCGCGGCACTGCTGGCGAACGTCGGCATCGCGATCACCAAGTTCATCGCGTGGGCGTTCTCGGGGTCGAGCTCGATGCTCGCCGAAGGCGTGCACTCGCTCGCCGATTCCGGCAACCAGCTGCTGCTGCTGCTCGGCGGACGCAAGGCGCGTCGGGCGGCGGATGAGGCGCATCCGTTCGGCTACGGTCGCGAGCGCTTCGTCTACGCGTTCGTCGTGTCGATCATCCTGTTCGCCGTCGGCGGCGTGTTCTCGCTCTACGAGGGCGTGGAGAAGCTCACCCACCCCCACCCGCTCGAGCAGTGGTGGCTGCCGCTGCTCGTGCTCGCCGTGGCGATCGTGCTCGAGTCGTTCTCGTTGCGGACCGCCATCCGCGAGTCCCGCCCGCTGAAGGGCAACCAGTCGTGGGTGCAGTTCGTGCGGCGCGCGAAGGCGCCCGAGCTCCCCGTCGTGCTGCTCGAAGACACCGCGGCGCTGCTCGGCCTCGTGTTCGCGTTCGTCGGAGTCGGCGTCACCGTGCTCACCGGCGACGCCATGTGGGACGGCATCGGCACGATCGCGATCGGCGTGCTGCTCATCGTCGTGGCGATCATCCTCGGCGTCGAGACCAAGAGCCTGCTCGTGGGCGAGGGCGCGAGCGCCGCGGATGTGGCGAAGATCCGCGGGGTGATCAACCAGCACCCCGAGGTCGAGGCACTCATCCACCTGAAGACCCTCTACCTCGGACCCGACGAGCTGCTCGTCGGCGCGAAGGTCGCCTTCCCGCGTCAGACCCGCCTCACCGAGGTCGCCACGTCGATCAACGCGCTCGAGACGGCGATCCGCGAGCAGGTGCCCACTGCCCGCGTCATCTACCTCGAGCCCGACGTGTACCTGCCGGCGGGCGCCGACAACCCGTCGACCGACGCGATCGTCATCAAAGCCGCCGACTGA